In Hyphomicrobium denitrificans ATCC 51888, the DNA window CTGGACAAAAATCCGGGCCGATCAGTTTTTCACAGCCCGCGGCCTCTGTTTGCCTTTTCCAAGGCGGCGGACGGCGCCTTTGACCAGCAGTAGGGACCTTTCCATGGCTAATACGTCGTCGGCAAAAAAAGCCGCGCGCCAGATGATCCGCCGTACAGACATCAACAAAGCACGCCGCACGCGCGTCAAGAGCGAAGTGCGGGCCGTTGAAGAGGCCATCAAGGCCGGCGATCAGGGCAAGGCCCTGGCGGCGCTGGCTGCCGCTGAACCCGTTCTCGCGCGCACCGCGCAGAAGGGACTCATGCACAAGAAGACCGCGAGCCGGAAGGTTTCGAGGCTGGCACAGCGTGTCAAGGGCATGTCGGCCTGATCGCCTTCGAGACGGCGCAGGGCAATTTTTCTCCCTGTTGCATATTCGCTACGGTAAAGAGCGGGCCCGATGAGGGCCCGTTTGTTTTTTGAATGTCATTAACCCTCTGGAATTGCGCGTTCGAGCGGGCGTTTGGGGCTCGAAAAAGACTCGCTTGCGATTTTGTCGCGGCCGCTGGGCAAGCTTAAAATGACGGTGACGTGACGGTGCAACACGATTTTTCTGGCACCGCGTGCAGTCCCGAAATCTCCAAATGAGTCAGCGTTTTTTGCACAGGAACTGCGATGGAACCTCGGTTCTCCCGGGTAGCTGTGGATAAGTTTCCGAACCCGGCTCGGTGCGTTTTCGGCGCGCGCGGCGCTTGTCGAAGTATTGGTTAGCGGTTAGTTAATATGCAGTGGATGGCAGCGGGGTAAGGCGATCGTTCACTGTCAGAAGTCGGCGTGCGTCGCGTCTGAAGTTTTGGGCAAGTCCAAAGGCTCAGCCGCATCGTCGATACGGATAAAGATCTCTGTTTAGTCATGGTGTTCTGCTGTTTGCAGGCACCGAGTGGCAAAGGCTTCCCCGAATT includes these proteins:
- the rpsT gene encoding 30S ribosomal protein S20, producing MANTSSAKKAARQMIRRTDINKARRTRVKSEVRAVEEAIKAGDQGKALAALAAAEPVLARTAQKGLMHKKTASRKVSRLAQRVKGMSA